A genomic segment from Brienomyrus brachyistius isolate T26 chromosome 9, BBRACH_0.4, whole genome shotgun sequence encodes:
- the cdc42l gene encoding cell division cycle 42, like: MQTIKCVVVGDGAVGKTCLLISYTTNKFPSEYVPTVFDNYAVTVMIGGEPYTLGLFDTAGQEDYDRLRPLSYPQTDVFLVCFSVVSPSSFENVREKWVPEISHHCPRTPFLLVGTQVDLRDDSNTVEKLAKNKQRPLSSESGDKLARDLRAVKYVECSALTQRGLKNVFDEAILAALEPPETKPKKRCTLL; the protein is encoded by the exons ATGCAGACCATAAAgtgtgtggtggtgggggatGGTGCAGTGGGGAAGACCTGCCTGTTGATTTCATATACAACCAACAAGTTTCCTTCCGAATATGTCCCTACG GTGTTTGACAATTATGCAGTGACAGTGATGATTGGAGGGGAGCCCTACACTCTGGGACTGTTCGATACAGCAG GTCAGGAGGATTATGACCGGCTTCGGCCCCTAAGCTACCCTCAGACGGACGTCTTTCTCGTCTGCTTCTCCGTTGTATCCCCTTCCTCCTTTGAGAATGTCCGAGAGAAG TGGGTGCCGGAGATCTCCCACCACTGCCCACGAACCCCCTTCCTGCTGGTGGGAACCCAGGTGGATCTAAGGGATGACAGCAACACAGTAGAGAAGCTAGCCAAGAACAAGCAACGCCCCCTGTCATCCGAGAGCGGGGACAAGCTTGCGCGGGACCTGCGTGCCGTCAAATACGTGGAGTGCTCTGCCCTCACACAG CGAGGACTGAAGAACGTGTTTGACGAGGCCATCTTGGCGGCACTGGAGCCCCCCGAGACCAAACCCAAGAAGCGCTGCACCCTGCTATAA
- the atn1 gene encoding atrophin-1, translating into MKTRTQKESMPMRSGRRRGGSEERRGRRPHPSPSLVERSDRQPRAAGEDLPVGRVSRRSHGHDSSESEGEGLVPPPKRQKVQDSSASNPPSSTHSIDTSTAVPPPPSGTSQSQESDNEDGQSQGSRSSVGGSLANSSSSLSSGRDIDQDNRSSSPSLSASPLASLDSESDSPDSPKQGERDRGREGTPPKSGGEDRRGVLRGEECAGDRREVEGGAEEGGVLKAPTLAPSLRGAADSAGEGGANRKAYFPLDSKLLSKMEYSVPSSVDGAPNSHRASAKASSQCVLKGEAAGPEYPHSNPGASLPASLPPPPALKPLELGQNLQMDPKADKPEKSDKLTDRSAPPSLLPQAATIAQPPPPPHPHHYSPTGWGGAASSCPGSWGFSRYPGNHHSLQQQPPVQQQLPSVYNPPSSRHSSHPPYLPHPHPHREYLPRYGGGGERERGGERERGLREFGGREINREFSVSIGSSGTGMANSGNMSGGGPNGSQARDFGNLPVGQSRDYSRMGSQGSSRESSGSGGREFGSSFATRDREAGREYLPTPSQSQACEFSSGGAGRLRDKEGRWGDFSGQLREVGGNNPGGGNAAPSGATVSAGGVPMTPHLGRDAQTSPQGSAPTQPPSLAPLAEPLASANREYPPPVDFGTLQQQPLPSSQTSSSGSDSHTPHFLREYPPAGAKDYPPALPPSTAALPTPSREYHSPPSTAVALGRDYSHPHYPGQTGPAQPRERDREREPPPSTLYPSRSGPQPPTLSPSSSSHPRPPSAPYPPPPPPPLPPSSHTQSLPPSSLGANHARPGPYQSSNQTLTPPVPLSPLPSPSSNQMTGFPSFTSGSSSAASVPLPASAAATACSPGCRPPPYLSHTQFSGSTYQPNGGSTNSSGAVSSNSSKNSSSGSHAHSLSPQSASKVLPPVGDATGLSLPTAGAPPPSEGLTDSSSAAPPPPVIKEEPVEEREEAESPAPVLRSPSPEPKPVDVPIHASQSARFHRVLDRGSGNSCARSDVLFVPLDGSKLWKKRNEAIERARREGEQRARDLREKERERERERERERDLERHLQKDGGSGGASAGRSGSSLFFPPSSSILLDPSSSSSSSSSHPGPQPHHHGPPHHPPHSHPLHPPHALHPALPHALPHSLLLPSMGGASAVVANPQGPLGVGVGLGGPYLGPDTPALRTLSEYARPHTMSPLGAAGRAPAHHPHLHPHAHPHVHPSFFLPQFQNPALGHPHHLPADTAAAILGFLYGGGLEGGPGVGTHGVPGPGPGGMAGGLGGMGFPHAMAHRDRVKTGFEFKSEERVYQAGVMPDPGLTLSHSDAHSLLFSRAGGAAADISLYGTPPPPAPAPPPLQNTALAASNRASNPASQAISALPPSSLLPPSLPNHPTPPVAPAPPAPAPPPPPPSNPIPSLHHPSAHSSFPQSLSSHPQPAPGAPAPAENYPLQARSPGTAERVPGAERERERERERERSRTAPSSGERERERERERERGGTGGGGESLGRLQMLNVTPHHHQHSHIHSHLHLHQQDTAAGGVHPLMDPLASGSPLARLPYPGAALGPPILAHPLTDSEVLRQQLFGAPFRDLPQPSSLTGPVSAAHQLQAMQQAQSAEIQIQRLALEQQWLHHHHHSLTQDEYYSHLKKESDKTL; encoded by the exons ATGAAAACGCGAACTCAGAAAGAATCG ATGCCCATGCGCAGTGGGCGCAGGCGGGGGGGCAGTGAGGAGAGGAGGGGTAGGCGCCCTCACCCCAGCCCCTCGCTCGTTGAGCGCAGTGACAGACAGCCA AGAGCCGCTGGAGAGGATTTGCCGGTTGGACGTGTCAGTCGCCGGTCCCATGGACATGATTCGTCAGAGAGTGAGGGGGAGGGACTTGTGCCTCCACCCAAGAGACAGAAAGTGCAG GATTCCTCCGCTTCAAACCCACCATCCTCTACTCACTCAATTGACACGTCTACAGccgtcccacccccaccctctggtaccagccaatcacaggagaGTGATAATGAAGACGGCCAATCTCAAGGCAGCAGAAGCTCGGTTGGTGGGAGCTTGGCTAATAGCAGTAGCAGTTTGAGCAGTGGGCGGGACATTGACCAGGACAACCGTTCCTCTTCGCCGAGCCTCTCCGCGTCCCCCTTGGCCAGCTTGGATTCTGAATCCGATTCCCCTGACTCGCCCAAACAAGGAGAGAGGgacagggggagggaggggactCCCCCGAAATCTGGAGGGGAGGACCGGAGAGGCGTGCTGAGGGGAGAGGAATGTGCTGGGGATAGGAGAGAAGTGGAAGGTGGAGCGGAGGAAGGCGGCGTGCTGAAggcccccaccctggccccctccCTCAGGGGAGCGGCCGATTCGGCAGGTGAGGGCGGGGCTAACCGGAAAGCATACTTCCCCCTGGACTCCAAGCTCCTGAGCAAGATGGAGTACAGCGTCCCCAGCAGTGTGGATGGCGCCCCAAACTCCCATCGCGCCAGTGCCAAAGCCAGCAGCCAATGTGTGTTGAAGGGCGAGGCGGCCGGGCCGGAGTACCCCCACAGCAACCCCGGCGCCTCCCTGCCAGCCtcgctgcccccaccccccgcttTGAAGCCCCTGGAACTGGGCCAAAATTTGCAAATGGACCCCAAGGCGGACAAACCGGAGAAGAGTGACAAATTAACTGACaggagtgcccccccctccctgctgcCCCAAGCCGCCACCATAGCCCAGCcaccgcccccaccccacccccatcacTACAGCCCCACTGGATGGGGAGGAGCTGCTTCCAgttgcccagggagctggggcttCTCCCGTTACCCGGGTAACCACCACTCTCTCCAGCAACAGCCTCCGGTGCAGCAACAATTGCCCTCAGTGTataaccccccctcctccagacATTCTTCCCATCCCCCCTAtctgccccacccccacccacaccgAGAGTACCTCCCCAGGTATGGAGGAGGTGGGGAGCGGGAGCGGGGCGGCGAGAGAGAGCGGGGGCTCCGGGAGTTCGGGGGGAGGGAGATCAATCGGGAATTCTCTGTCAGCATTGGCAGCTCTGGGACTGGAATGGCTAACAGCGGTAACATGAGCGGCGGCGGTCCCAATGGCAGCCAGGCAAGGGATTTTGGGAATTTGCCAGTGGGTCAGAGCCGAGATTATTCCAGAATGGGCTCTCAGGGCTCCAGCAGGGAGAGCTCCGGGTCAGGGGGCCGTGAATTCGGGTCGAGCTTTGCAACCAGGGACCGGGAAGCCGGAAGAGAATATCTGCCGACCCCGAGCCAGTCACAGGCATGTGAGTTCAGctctgggggggcagggcgtCTACGTGACAAGGAGGGCCGGTGGGGCGATTTTTCGGGGCAgctgcgggaggtgggagggaataacccagggggAGGTAACGCTGCGCCGTCAGGTGCCACAGTGTCGGCAGGTGGGGTTCCCATGACCCCGCACCTGGGCCGTGATGCCCAAACTTCGCCACAAGGGAGCGCCCCCACCCAGCCGCCCTCTCTGGCGCCCCTGGCAGAGCCCCTGGCCTCCGCAAACAGGGAGTACCCACCGCCCGTGGACTTCGGCACCCTGCAGCAGCAGCCACTGCCTTCCTCCCAAACCTCCTCGTCTGGCTCTGACTCTCACACGCCCCACTTCCTCAGAGAGTACCCTCCAGCTGGGGCTAAAGATTATCCCCCAGCATTGCCCCCATCCACCGCTGCCCTGCCAACCCCCTCCAGAGAGTATCACAGCCCCCCCAGCACAGCTGTTGCCCTGGGTCGTGATTATTCTCACCCCCACTACCCGGGCCAGACGGGCCCGGCGCAGcccagagagagggacagagaaagggaaccccccccctcaaCCCTGTACCCCAGCCGCTCTGGCCCGCAGCCCCCCACCCTGTCTCCTTCATCCTCCTCTCACCCTCGCCCCCCTTCTGCGCCGtaccctccacccccacctccccctctcCCACCATCCtcccacacacagtcactcccACCATCCAGTCTTGGAGCCAATCACGCCCGCCCAGGGCCATACCAGTCCTCCAACCAGACTCTGACTCCTCCCGTTCCCCTTTCACCACTCCCCAGTCCCTCATCCAATCAGATGACGGGATTCCCCTCCTTCACGTCGGGCTCCTCCTCCGCAGCCAGCGTCCCGCTCCCCGCATCTGCCGCGGCGACCGCCTGTTCACCGgggtgccgcccccccccctacctGAGCCACACCCAGTTCAGTGGTTCCACCTACCAGCCCAATGGTGGCAGCACTAACAGCAGCGGAGCCGTTAGCAGCAACAGCAGTAAAAATAGTAGCAGTGGCTCTCACGCCCACTCTCTGTCGCCTCAGAGTGCATCCAAGGTCCTCCCGCCAGTAGGGGACGCTACTGGCCTGTCGCTGCCCACTGCTGGTGCTCCCCCACCCAGCGAGGGGCTCACTGATTCGTCCTCAGCTGCCCCGCCTCCACCCGTCATTAAGGAGGAGCCGgtggaggagagagaggaagCCGAGAGCCCAGCCCCTGTCCTGAGGAGCCCAtctccagagcccaagccggtgGACGTCCCGATCCATGCCAGCCAATCAGCACG GTTTCACAGAGTGCTGGACAGGGGCAGTGGCAATTCGTGCGCCCGCAGTGACGTGCTCTTCGTGCCCCTGGATGGCTCCAAGCTGTGGAAGAAGAGAAACGAGGCCATAGAGCGCGccaggagggagggggagcagCGCGCCCGGGACCTcagggagaaggagagggagCGGGAGAGGGAGCGGGAGCGAGAAAGGGACCTCGAAAGGCACCTGCAG AAGGACGGCGGCAGTGGAGGAGCCAGTGCGGGGCGCTCTGGGTCCTCGCTCTTCTTCCCACCATCCTCCTCCATCCTTCTGGATCcttcctcgtcctcatcctcttcctcctcgcACCCAGGACCACAGCCTCACCACCACGGCCCACCCCACCACCCTCCGCACTCTCACCCACTGCACCCCCCCCATGCGCTGCATCCCGCGCTGCCCCATGCACTGCCGCACTCCCTGCTGCTGCCTTCCATGGGCGGGGCCTCTGCCGTGGTGGCCAATCCCCAGGGgcccctgggggtgggggtggggctagGGGGGCCCTACCTGGGACCTGACACACCAGCTCTGAGGACTCTGAGCGAGTACGCGCGCCCACACACCATGTCACCCCTGGGGGCCGCCGGCCGGGCCCCGGCCCACCACCCCCATCTGCACCCACACGCCCACCCCCACGTGCACCCCTCCTTCTTCCTGCCCCAGTTCCAAAACCCAGCACTGGGCCACCCCCACCATCTCCCAGCTGACACAGCCGCCGCTATTTTGGGCTTTCTATATGGGGGCGGCCTGGAAGGGGGCCCCGGGGTTGGGACACATGGGGTCCCAGGGCCGGGCCCAGGAGGCATGGCCGGAGGCCTGGGAGGGATGGGCTTCCCCCACGCCATGGCGCATAGGGACCGTGTGAAAACAGGGTTTGAGTTTAAGAGCGAGGAGCGGGTATACCAGGCGGGGGTCATGCCAGACCCGGGGCTGACTCTGTCCCACTCCGACGCCCACTCCCTGCTCTTCAGCAGGGCAGGGGGGGCCGCCGCTGACATTTCTCTGTATGGCACCCCGCCACCGCCTGCCCCAGCCCCGCCCCCGCTCCAAAACACAGCCCTGGCTGCGTCAAATCGTGCCTCAAATCCCGCCTCCCAGGCCATTTCAgccctcccgccatcctcgctACTCCCGCCCTCTCTCCCCAACCACCCTACTCCCCCCGTGGCCCCTGCCCCGCCCGCCCCGGccccacctcctccacctccatccAATCCCATCCCATCGCTCCATCACCCTTCCGCACACTCCTCCTTTCCCCAGTCCCTCTCTTCACACCCCCAGCCAGCACCAGGCGCCCCCGCCCCGGCTGAGAACTACCCCCTGCAGGCCCGCTCGCCTGGCACTGCTGAGAGGGTGCCGGGAgccgagagggagagggagagggagagggagagggagaggagcaggaCGGCACCCTCTTCGGGAGAGCGTGaacgggagagggagagagagcgggagcgaggaggaacaggaggggggggggagtccctGGGGAGGCTGCAGATGCTGAACGTGACGccgcaccaccaccagcactcccACATCCATTCCCACCTGCACCTGCACCAACAAGACACAG CAGCGGGCGGGGTGCACCCCCTGATGGACCCCCTTGCCTCGGGGTCCCCGCTTGCCCGGCTACCCTACCCTGGGGCGGCActgggcccccccatcctggcacACCCCCTCACTGACAGCGAGGTCCTCCGGCAGCAGCTCTTCG GTGCCCCGTTCCGTGATTTGCCCCAGCCTTCCTCCCTGACCGGCCCCGTGTCTGCGGCCCACCAGCTCCAGGCCATGCAGCAAGCCCAGAGCGCCGAAATCCAGATCCAGAGGCTGGCGCTGGAGCAGCAGTGGctccaccatcaccaccactcTCTGACACAGGACGAGTACTACAG TCACCTGAAGAAAGAGAGTGACAAGACTTTGTGA
- the wnt4b gene encoding wingless-type MMTV integration site family, member 4b — protein MPTVSTANLTGQLLLLLLWATHPTMATNWLSLARMPHNRPVSGAAPCGRLRGLSVGQVGVCRARGEVMESVRRAAEMVIEECQHQFRNRRWNCSITPRGVNVFGRVMTQGTREAAFVHALSSAAVAVAVTRGCSRGELERCGCDRKVRGVSPEGFQWSGCSDNLSYGVAFSQTFVDEPERAKGLSSGRPLMNIHNNEAGRKAILHNMQVECKCHGVSGSCELRTCWKVMPPFRRVGTVLKERFDGATEVRLSRVGSRTALLPRDPHVKPPAARDLVYLAPSPDFCSLDPDNGIPGTAGRRCNGTSRLAPDGCELVCCGPGFQVGRAEVVQRCSCKFSWCCSVRCQQCKNTVLIHTCQE, from the exons ATGCCAACTGTCTCTACTGCAAATCTAACTGGACAACTCCTCCTGCTGTTGCTATGGGCCACCCACCCAACCATGGCAACCAACTGGCT CTCACTGGCGAGGATGCCGCACAACCGGCCCGTGTCTGGTGCTGCCCCCTGTGGGCGGCTGCGGGGCCTGTCTGTGGGGCAGGTGGGGGTCTGCCGGGCCAGGGGAGAGGTGATGGAGTCTGTGCGCAGGGCTGCGGAGATGGTGATAGAAGAG TGCCAGCACCAGTTCCGCAATCGGCGATGGAACTGCTCCATCACCCCACGTGGGGTCAATGTATTTGGGAGAGTTATGACCCAAG GCACACGCGAGGCAGCCTTCGTTCATGCCCTGTCGTCAGCAGCGGTGGCCGTTGCAGTGACCCGGGGCTGCAGCCGGGGGGAGCTGGAGAGGTGTGGCTGTGACAGGAAGGTCAGGGGAGTCAGTCCTGAAG GATTCCAGTGGTCTGGCTGCTCAGATAATCTGTCCTATGGGGTGGCCTTCTCCCAGACCTTCGTTGACGAGCCAGAGCGCGCCAAGGGCCTCTCGTCAGGGAGGCCGCTGATGAACATTCACAACAACGAGGCTGGCAGGAAG GCGATCCTGCACAACATGCAGGTGGAGTGTAAGTGCCATGGCGTGTCGGGCTCCTGCGAGCTCAGGACTTGCTGGAAGGTGATGCCACCTTTCCGCCGGGTGGGCACTGTGCTGAAGGAGCGCTTCGATGGGGCCACGGAG GTGCGCCTGTCTCGGGTGGGCTCCAGGACAGCACTGCTGCCCCGCGACCCCCACGTGAAACCCCCCGCGGCCCGGGACTTGGTATATCTCGCACCTTCCCCGGACTTCTGCAGCCTGGACCCGGACAATGGGATCCCGGGCACCGCTGGGAGGCGCTGTAACG GCACCTCCAGGCTGGCCCCGGACGGCTGCGAGCTGGTGTGCTGCGGCCCTGGCTTCCAGGTGGGCCGGGCAGAGGTGGTGCAGCGCTGCTCCTGCAAGTTCTCCTGGTGCTGCTCGGTGCGCTGCCAGCAGTGCAAGAACAcggtgctgatccacacatgcCAGGAGTGA
- the LOC125749479 gene encoding gamma-enolase: MSIVNIVAREILDSRGNPTVEVDLYTAKGLFRAAVPSGASTGIYEALELRDGDKHRYKGKGVLQAVSHINDTIKPALIQSGISVVEQEKLDNMMIEMDGTENKSKFGANAILGVSLAVCKAGAAEKGVPLYRHIADLAGNTELVLPVPAFNVINGGSHAGNKLAMQEFMVLPVGAESFREALRIGAELYQTLRGVIQKKYGQDATNVGDEGGFAPNILENSEALELLKTAIDQAGFADKVVVGMDVAASEFYRDGKYDLDFKSPPNPDRHITAEELSDIYQSFVNDYPVVSIEDPFDQDDWPAWSKFTASMGIQVVGDDLTVTNPRRIEKAVEERSCNCLLLKVNQIGSVTEAIQACKLAQENGWGVMVSHRSGETEDTFIADLVVGLCTGQIKTGAPCRSERLAKYNQLMRIEEELGDQARFAGHNFRNPSAL, translated from the exons ATGTCCATAGTGAACATCGTGGCCAGAGAAATCCTGGACTCGCGGGGAAACCCCACAGTGGAGGTGGACCTGTACACCGCGAAAG GCCTCTTCAGGGCCGCGGTGCCGAGCGGAGCATCCACTGGCATCTATGAGGCTCTGGAGCTGAGAGACGGGGACAAACACCGGTACAAGGGAAAAG GCGTGCTGCAGGCCGTATCTCACATCAACGACACCATCAAACCCGCCCTCATCCAGTCG GGGATCAGCGTCGTCGAGCAGGAGAAGCTGGACAACATGATGATTGAGATGGATGGCACTGAGAACAAGT CAAAGTTTGGGGCCAATGCGATCCTGGGCGTCTCCCTGGCAGTGTGCAAGGCGGGCGCAGCGGAGAAAGGCGTGCCCCTGTACCGCCATATTGCCGACCTGGCCGGGAACACTGAACTGGTGCTGCCCGTGCCT GCCTTTAATGTGATCAATGGAGGCTCCCATGCGGGCAACAAGCTGGCCATGCAGGAGTTCATGGTGCTTCCTGTGGGGGCTGAGTCCTTTCGGGAGGCCTTGCGCATCGGGGCGGAGCTGTACCAGACCCTGAGGGGGGTGATACAGAAGAAGTATGGCCAGGACGCCACCAATGtgggcgacgaaggcggctTCGCCCCAAACATCTTGGAGAACAGCGAGG CGCTGGAGCTCCTGAAGACGGCTATAGACCAGGCAGGCTTCGCCGACAAAGTGGTGGTGGGGATGGACGTGGCCGCCTCCGAGTTCTACCGTGACGGCAAATACGACCTGGATTTCAAATCTCCTCCCAACCCGGACAGACACATTACTGCTGAGGAGCTGTCCGATATATACCAGAGCTTTGTCAATGATTATCCTG TGGTGTCCATAGAGGACCCATTTGACCAGGATGACTGGCCGGCATGGTCGAAGTTCACGGCCTCGATGGGGATTCAGGTGGTGGGTGACGACCTGACGGTGACCAACCCACGGCGGATAGAGAAGGCCGTGGAGGAGAGATCCTGCAACTGCCTGCTGCTCAAAGTGAACCAGATTGGCTCTGTCACTGAGGCCATACAGGC GTGCAAGCTGGCCCAGGAGAATGGCTGGGGGGTGATGGTGAGCCATCGCTCAGGGGAGACTGAGGACACCTTCATCGCTGACCTGGTGGTTGGGCTCTGTACCGGGCAG ATCAAGACCGGAGCTCCATGTAGATCAGAACGTCTAGCCAAGTATAACCAACTGATGAG AATCGAGGAGGAGCTCGGTGACCAGGCTCGTTTTGCCGGGCACAACTTCCGAAATCCCAGCGCTCTCTGA
- the mlf2 gene encoding myeloid leukemia factor 2 gives MFRYLSDVDENPFMMDPFAAHRRQMRSLFGSFGFEPFPLAPQIQPPRAPHLQAGALAPFGMLGMGGGFTDMFGMMDGMMGNMERLSGTPSCQTFSSSTVISYSSTDSGVPKVYQQTSELRTAPGGIRETRQTMRDSESGLERMAIGHHIGERGHVMERSRNRNTGDHEERQDFINLEECEAAAFDEEWRRETLRYPHPSVRGLDYGRDRRAGARQHLAITGPSSSSSPGSHHDSPRHPSSSSRPRCDW, from the exons ATGTTTCGGTATTTGAGTGACGTGGACGAAAACCCATTCATGAT GGATCCGTTTGCGGCCCACAGACGGCAGATGCGGAGTTTGTTTGGGTCGTTCGGCTTCGAGCCGTTTCCCCTCGCCCCCCAGATTCAACCACCTCGTGCCCCTCACCTCCAG GCTGGTGCACTGGCCCCCTTTGGGATGCTGGGAATG GGAGGCGGATTCACAGACATGTTTGGGATGATGGATGGAATGATGGGGAACATG GAGCGGTTGTCAGGGACTCCCAGCTGCCAGACCTTCTCTTCCTCCACAGTCATATCCTACTCCTCTACAGACTCTGGAGTGCCTAAAGTCTACCAGCAGACCAGTGAGCTCAGGACCGCACCCGGAGGG ATAAGGGAGACACGTCAAACCATGCGGGACAGCGAGAGTGGGTTGGAGCGCATGGCCATTGGACACCACATCGGAGAACGAGGTCACGTGATGGAGCGCTCGCGCAACCGCAATACCGGCGATCACGAGGAGCGGCAGGACTTCATCAACCTGGAGGAGT GTGAGGCCGCGGCCTTTGACGAGGAGTGGAGACGGGAGACATTGAGGTATCCGCACCCCAGCGTTCGTGGCTTGGACTACGGCAGGGACAGGAGGGCGGGGGCCAGGCAGCATCTGGCCATTACTGGCCCCTCCAGCTCTTCCTCACCAGGCTCTCACCACGACTCTCCACGACACCCCTCATCCAGCAGCCGCCCGCGCTGTGACTGGTGA